A part of Capsicum annuum cultivar UCD-10X-F1 chromosome 6, UCD10Xv1.1, whole genome shotgun sequence genomic DNA contains:
- the LOC107852146 gene encoding probable hydroxyacylglutathione hydrolase 2, chloroplastic → MQTFYRIAPSAMASFPCSKSRTGVCVWPGMRQLSLRKNLLYGFMQLFSMPFKTIRGVSRTLGVSKLCSITSTSSTLQIELVPCLQDNYAYLLHDVDTGTVGVVDPSEAVPVIDALSRNNRNLTYILNTHHHYDHTGGNMELKARYGAKVIGSGVDSDRIPGIDIALNDGDQWMFAGHEVFVMETPGHTRGHISFYFPRSKAIFTGDTLFSLSCGKLFEGTPEQMFSSLTKITSLPDDTNVYCGHEYTLSNSKFALSIEPGNEELQSYAAHVANLRKKSLSTIPTTLKTEKLCNPFLRTSSTEIRKLLNIPDTADDAEALGAIRHAKDNF, encoded by the exons ATGCAAACCTTTTATAGAATTGCACCTTCAGCCATGGCTTCCTTCCCTTGTTCTAAG TCCCGGACAGGGGTTTGTGTATGGCCTGGCATGAGGCAACTTTCTCTTAGGAAGAATCTCCTCTATGGGTTTATGCAGCTCTTTTCAATGCCATTCAAGACCATACGTGGTGTTAGTCGAACACTTGGTGTTTCTAAACTCTGTAGCATCACCAGTACCTCTTCAACTTTGCAAATCGAACTG GTACCATGTCTCCAGGATAATTATGCATATCTATTGCATGATGTGGATACTGGTACAGTTGGTGTTGTGGATCCTTCTGAAGCTGTTCCTGTTATAGATGCACTTAGTAGAAACAACCGTAATTTGACTTATATTTTAAACACACATCATCACTACGATCACACTGGTGGCAACATGGAGTTAAAAGCAAGGTATGGGGCAAAG GTAATTGGATCTGGAGTAGACAGTGATAGAATACCTGGTATTGACATAGCCCTAAATGATGGGGACCAGTGGATGTTTGCAGGCCATGAGGTGTTTGTCATGGAGACTCCTGGTCACACACGAG GGCATATCAGTTTTTACTTCCCGAGATCAAAAGCAATTTTCACAGGAGACACACTGTTCAGCTTGTCTTGTGGTAAACTTTTTGAAGGGACCCCTGAGCAG ATGTTCTCTTCACTGACCAAGATCACATCCTTACCAGACGATACAAATGTCTACTGTGGCCACGAGTATACTTTG AGCAATTCAAAGTTTGCACTTTCTATAGAACCTGGAAATGAAGAATTGCAGTCATATGCAGCTCATGTTGCCAATCTTCGCAAGAAAAGCTTGTCAACA ATTCCAACAACCCTCAAAACAGAGAAGCTATGTAATCCATTTCTTCGAACTTCAAGTACAGAAATCCGGAAGTTGCTAAACATTCCAGACACTGCAGATGATGCGGAGGCCTTGGGAGCCATTCGTCATGCCAAGGATAACTTTTAG